In the genome of Primulina tabacum isolate GXHZ01 chromosome 13, ASM2559414v2, whole genome shotgun sequence, the window GATTATTCTCCCAATCGTCAGCTGATACACGAGATAATAGATGCTTTTGAAGACGGTGAGAGGAagaaggagaagaagaagaaggagaGAAGGAAGGTTAAAAGCATCAAAAGAGACATTATCCTTGAATTACAGGAGTCCAACAAGTCTGAGCTGAGTTTGACCAATCAAGATATTAACTTTCTCTATTCGAACTCAGAAGCTGAGAATGATACTACAGGCGGAGGCGGAGGCGGAGGCGATGATGAGGAGGAAGTGGCGGAGAAAGGGTCGTTCAGGAGGTTTATGAGTTTTCTTGGAGACAGGATTTGGGGATAAACATACGAATTGAAGGTTGATTTAAGCAATAGTTCAGTTTGCTTATACCATTGACGCCATTTTCAGTTTGCTGCAAGAAAAGTCTGCTAGTAAGCAATCATGATGTAAATTACTCTGTTAAACCCCTTCTgctaattaatatatatttaagatTTCTTTGTTTCTTATTTCTGTTTCCTTTGCAACGATTTTGAGTTAAAATTAACGATTATTCCTCGTGTGAGTTTAATTTTCCATTTACATTTGAGAGTGTGCAAATATGACCTTCTCCAGTTTAAACTTGGAAGTATCGATAACTCCATTAAAAAAGTGGCTCGTATTCATTTCTTGCTTTCATCTGCCCAAACAAAGCCGTCATTTTTGTGCTCCTTGTTTTCTCCCCATCTATAATTTCCATTTCCCTTCTGTCTGCTTTGCCGACCGGATTTATGCCGTGGAGgattactttttcacaacaaaatCGAATTGCTATAGATGAAAGAAATCTGGTCACTTTATTTACTTCATGATATTGTTCAGGTACAATAGTTGCTAGGAAAAGGCGTGCTGGATTACACAAAATTGAATTCCTGGTTTTGACTTTACTTGGTCTCTGCAGAGGTGGTTTTTACATGATTCATGGTCTTCAATGGAACGCGGGTCTTTAATGAAATCGAAGTGaatttaatcaatatttttaaaaattaaaatcaaacttcCAATAAATcgaatgaaaaaaaaatcaaattaatacAATTCGACTTAGTATTTTGTTAGATGGCAACGTGAAATAGAGACATAATTACGTAACAAGCCGATTGTTTAGATTCAAAACTTTTGGATTGGACTTTTGAGTATAAATACTTTTGGATTGAGTCAAAATTTGAGTGCTCACTTCGGATTACGACAACATGCGAACTTTACGGGTTCTTTCCAGGAATTTTGATTTCAATTGTTGTCTTGTTTCTGATTGCCACTACAAATTTATTGAATTTGTTCAGttttttaaagataaaaaactTGCGTCAGACGATCTCAAGAGTCGtatgtattttatgagacggatatcttatttgggtcattcatgaaaaaatattattttttatgctaagagtattattttttagtgTGAATATCAAAAGGgtagacccgtctcacagataaagattcgtgagactagGGTTGGGACATTTATTTTCGGATATCGGATACCCTATCCGACTCGATCGGGTTGGGTATTTTCGGGTATCGGGtacccgaatttttttaaaaaatattatgggTCTATACgtcaatttatttaaaaattacatgTATTTTTTTGTGGCTAGTCATAATCAGATATAATGACAAATgattaatcataaaataatataatgacatgatattttgtgaaatgtgaaaaatacatgtgttttttttaatttactagTCATAATATGATATAATGACTAGTCATAACTCGATATAATCACGTGATTTTTTGTgaaatgttaaaaatatatattttttaaaaaaaataaaaaaaatttaattttttttccggTTACCCGAAAATACCCGATCATCTCGGGTACGGTTGATGTCGGTTACCCGAAATTTCGGATATCCGAACCCGAAAACCCGACCCGTGCTATCCTtacgtgagatcgtctcacatgaGACCTATTCTTCTTTAAATTATCGACAAATTTTGGTACGGGAGAAGAACCATGATGatataaatttgaaatctacttaaaaaataacaaattaaaatttattgtcAAATAGATTTATTCAAACAAATTAATGAATTTATTATTATCAAAGCTAAGCATGCAAATTAATTTGGAGATAGTTAGGCAACTTCCGTGTAGAATACAATAATATTAGACGCATAACAGTAGTTAATTAGAGTTATTAACATAACTGACTTCGCAAAAGCCTTTTTATACGTAGACAAGCTAGTCTTGATTACGATTTTTAGGAAGGATTAGTTAGTTACACAGGATTTATTTAAACAGTATTGTCTTTTTGAAGATTATGGTGGAGCAGTTCGGTGACTACGAAATAATTCCTTCTCAAGTCATACAAAAATTTGATACGTGAGATGATAGATTCCAAATTCTTTAATTTAGATTTCTAACACACATAAATTCATCCAATCAAGTTTTTTCACAAGGAACAGAtctcttatgagacgatctcacgaatctttatctgtaagacgagtcaaccctaccgatattcagaataaaaagtaactcttagcataaaagtaatatttttcatgaatgacccaaataagatatctgtctcacaaaatacgatctgtgagaccaTCTCATGCAAGTTTTTACCTTCCACAAAAATCAATTCTCTTtcttcaaatcaaattcatccGTTCAAGCATAACCTAAAAACCCGATGCTGAGATTCAATTTTCCAAATTTTGACTTGATTGCAAAGCTAGACTTGTTAGGCATAAACTATAGTTGGTAAACAAATGAATTCGCCAAATATATCATTGCGAATTCATTTGCTTACGTTAAGACCAGGCTTGTAACTCATTTAATCTCACCCTCTGTCAACTTGGAATTAGACTAGAGTTCGAGACTCCCTCACCTGTttgtaattttgaaaaaaaaatcattgtcCCTTTGTCATGAATTTGACGATAATAATTGTGTCATTCATGTTAATGTTCATGTGGTATTAATATATACAAAGATATGATTTATTCGGGAATAATTATAATCAGTTGTATTGTGCTTCAGATATGAGTGCAAAACTTGGAGACGGATAATGCTTCAAAATGTCTAGAACACATACCAACTCAAATATACATGAAACATGTTGGAACAATAATGAAATTTCAAAAGAGTTTAACTCAAATATAACCACCCTATTTAAACAAAGCGTTACCTCCACGGTTATTCAACTTCAAAACTTCTTGAAGCGATTCCCATTTCTTTTCAATCATTCAGGTTCCTTAAATTTTTCAATAATTCCGGGATGCCGTAGCCAAGCATTTCGTCAACGGTCTGAATCATTTTAGGCTTAAGTTTCTCAAATTCATCCATGTTATAACGAGCCAAGACCTCCTTAAACTGATCCAGATCAGGAAAGTCTCCCTCGGGAAGATGAAATTCTCGCTGGACCTGTGTAATGGATATTCCAATCGTAGTAAACCTTGAGTTTGTGTTTTATTACCTTATTTAAAAAGGCAAAACTAAGATATGTATTCGGTGGTTTACCTTTGCAAATACGTTATCTAGATTAGCAATAAGTTTCTTCTGAGTTTTTGCTTTGCCCATTAAAGCAGGCATTTCCTTCTTGAGATGGCTGATTATGTAGGCATGGATCTTGACGGCTCTAGCACGTTTGACAAATTCATTGATCTGGAAATGGACTTGAATTAGATTCCCATTTCGAGCATATGGCTCTTAGTGCTAATATTAATTCATTCACAGGCAGCAAATATAACATTTCCTATTTGTATAAAGTTGGATTTAGTCATTACCCGGCGATCACAAGCCTTTTTGGGGATGTCTATCAAGTCTTGCAGGAGGTCATCTTGCTCTTTTTCAAATAGTTCCTTCCCCACTGGTCCCACGGCTGCTTCATTGACAGGCTTTTGGTCGAATGACCTGCAAATCACAGGAATATGATTGACATCAGTCCACGATTAACCAAGTCCAAAATGTTTCAGATATAGATGAGTTATAGATAACAGGAGAAATGGCAAAACTAATGATTAAGAATACGAATGCACAGAAAGATCTATGCTCCGAAAATTAGACAAGTTCACAAGGAAATTTTTATGAAGTCTTTTAAAAAAGGGGCAACGAAGTTTCAAGTCATTATCAACTTGAAAATTAGAGTAGTTCACCAGGCAATTAAGCACTCATTACTCAACTTGATTTTAATGCCACTACTCGCAATGAAACTGTAAGCTCCAAGGGTAAGAGATGAGAATCCTACCCTATATATACACGCGCCACCTCTGGAGTGTTCAAAACTTTCCCAAGTGACCACATTAGTGCCCCATAAACTCTCATCAACTGCAACATGCGGCAAGAAAATTGTCAGAATCCTTATTATACAAGGAACTGTACCATATGGAAATCCACATAAATTGACAACTCTGTTATCCTCACCTGTTGAGTGTCAACTTGATCTGCTTTATTCAGGACGACACGTATCTTGTCATCATGTCCACGCAACGATGAAATTACCCGCTTGAATTCATCGCTTATGTCGAGTTTATGAGGGTCAAACAAAAGGAGAATTAGATCGCATTTTGCTGCAAACCATGATATTACACCTGTGAAATCATAGCTCCTTTGGGTCCGTTGTTTCTCGCCAGATAGAACCCCAGGAGTGTCAACAAGTGTGACGTGTTCAAGAAACTGTAGGTAAAAAATGCATTAAATTGTCAAAAAACTTAACATTACAATCTGTGATACGCTAAATGTCTCTAAATAATCAAAACTTACGGGATGTGGCATTTGAGCACACTC includes:
- the LOC142522494 gene encoding uncharacterized protein LOC142522494, giving the protein MKKLYRRGTVHPTPAAVSDQVLSFLPAAILTLTAALSLEEREVLAYLISYSSANFSDTHHKKMPSASGSSKGAAAGHHPYFNCYCFRCYMSYWVKWDYSPNRQLIHEIIDAFEDGERKKEKKKKERRKVKSIKRDIILELQESNKSELSLTNQDINFLYSNSEAENDTTGGGGGGGDDEEEVAEKGSFRRFMSFLGDRIWG